Genomic DNA from Roseofilum casamattae BLCC-M143:
GAGTTTGATTTTCTCTCAATAATTCCTCGATCTCTTTTTGTCCGGCACTATTGATGAAATCGGGAATTTCTTCTAGTTCCTGTTGCAGGAAGTTAAGCATTTTAATCTGCTGGGTCAGGCTATCATAAGACACTAAAAATTCGTAACGGGTTCGCAGGACATCTTGATTGAATGTTGCATATTGTTCTTGTTGGCGAATCAAAGCATTTTGATACGATTGATTGACCGTAAAGTCGATCGCTTTGCTTTGCCTAAATAACCAGAATAAAACTGTAGAAGCTGTGGCAAAAATTACCCCAAATAAAATATACTTTATTTTCATCGCGATCGCTCCTCTCCGAATCTGAATTTCACCGATTTTTCATGGTTTCAATTGGGTAGTTCTCCCGTTAATGTATTGAGAAACTGAACAATTTTATCAATTTCGTTGGGTTTGAGAGAGCGTCCGAGTTGGTAGCGACCCATGATTTTTACGGCTTCAGCGAGACTCTCTACGGAACCATCATGAAAGTAAGGTGAGGTTCGCGCAATATTACGAAGGCTGGGAACTTTAAAGACATAGCGATCGCTTTCTTTTTGGGTAACGTTATAGCGTCCGAGATCGGCTTTGTTAATTTCGCCCCGATCTGCAAAATAGTCGCCAAAAATGCCAAAACTTTGGAACATATTGCCCCCTAAATTGACCCCCTGATGACAACTGATACACCCATAATCCTGAAAGCGTTGATATCCTTCTTTTTCTGTAATACTGAGGGATTTTTTGTCCCCGCGTAAAAAGCGATCGAAGCGAGAATTCGGGGTAATCAGAGAACTCTCATAGGTCGCGATCGCATTGCGAATGCTGTTGGGGACAATACCCCGAGCATAAATTTGGCGAAATTGCTGACGATAGTCGCGATCGGCTTTCAGTTTGGCCGCGATCTCCGGCCAATTCGAGTCCATTTCTCGAGAGTCATGAACGGGTCCGTCGATTTGTTCTTCAAGGGTTTCAACACGTCCATCCCAAAACTGGCGGAAGTTAAAGACGCTATTCAATATTGTTGGTGCGTTGAAGTCTCCTTTCAATCCATCGATGCCAATAGATTGTTGTCGTCGATCGACACCTCCCAATGATAATACATGACAACTAGCACAAGAAATACTGCCATCGCGAGAAAGCTGAGGATCGTGAAAAAGTTTGTCTCCCAAAGCAACTTTACGACGATCTAAATCGATCGCCAGAGGAATGGGAGCAACGGGTTCATTGGCTGCTGCGACTGCGATCGAAGTCACGGGACTGACCTCCACAGAAGTTCTCTGTGCTAATTGCCAGCAACCTCCCAATGTGATACAAAAAAGCAACAGCAAAAAACTGTATTTAAGTCTCCAACATCGTTTCATTTTTCTTTGGGAAAATAGATCCCGCACTCTGACCGACAGATGCTCCCCAATTTTACAATACTACCAAAACTTAAGATTTTCTTCCTTTTCTTTATAATTTCGGTTTTATGATGGAACAGAACTGGGGCGGGTTTTACGTTTGATGTAACCCAGGTTGGAGATTTCCGGTTTGCTTCCAATATTGTGCGATTTCCATTGACTCAAGACTATTGAGCCGCAGCATTACCAACCGTTTTGAGATTAATCATGGATATAGATTATTCAATAAATATAATCTTAGCTTATCAATAAGGTTTGAAAGTTAATTGTGCCCGACGAACACTTTCCGCAGTTTTTGCTATAGACTGATAAGCAAGAAAAAAGCAAGTTTCATCAATAAAACTATATGGATGATGGCATCCACCTGAGTCCAGCGGGCGATCGCTCGCTGTGACACAGGTACGTAGTGTCTTTTATCCAAGGAGGAATTACACCATGGATTTTTTGTCCGATTTCTGGACGCTCTTCGTCGGGAAGTTGCAGTCCCCAACCCTCGGCTTTCTCATTGGCGGTATGGTTGTTGCTGCCGTCCATAGCCGACTGACCATTCCCGATTCGATCTATAAGTTCATCGTCTTCATGCTACTGCTTAAAGTCGGACTGAGCGGCGGCATTGCCATCCGCAACGCCAATCTACTGGAGATGCTGTTACCCGCTGTATTCGCCGTGGTAACCGGTATCGCGATCGTATTCATCGGGCGCTACACTCTAGCCAAGCTGCCAAACGTCAAAACCGTGGATGCGATCGCGACTGGGGGCTTGTTTGGTGCTGTCAGTGGCTCTACCCTTGCTGCCGGCCTCACCCTACTGGAGTCGGAAGGAATCCAATACGAACCCTGGGCTGCCGCACTCTATCCGTTTATGGACATCCCCGCACTCGTGACTGCGATCGTCTTGGCTAGCCTTTATCTCAGCAAGCAGAAGCAGCGCCGTGCTGCAGAGGAGCAGCTCAGCAAGCAACCCGTTACCGCAGGCGGGTATCCCAGCGAACAGGACATTCAGGACATTCAGGGCATTCAGGACATTGTTGCCAGCGGTTATCCCGAACCCGATACTAAAGTCGAGCGGGTGAAGATCTGGCCCATCATCCAGGAAAGCCTGCAAGGTTCTGCCCTATCCGCACTGTTACTC
This window encodes:
- a CDS encoding cytochrome-c peroxidase; translation: MTSIAVAAANEPVAPIPLAIDLDRRKVALGDKLFHDPQLSRDGSISCASCHVLSLGGVDRRQQSIGIDGLKGDFNAPTILNSVFNFRQFWDGRVETLEEQIDGPVHDSREMDSNWPEIAAKLKADRDYRQQFRQIYARGIVPNSIRNAIATYESSLITPNSRFDRFLRGDKKSLSITEKEGYQRFQDYGCISCHQGVNLGGNMFQSFGIFGDYFADRGEINKADLGRYNVTQKESDRYVFKVPSLRNIARTSPYFHDGSVESLAEAVKIMGRYQLGRSLKPNEIDKIVQFLNTLTGELPN
- a CDS encoding sodium-dependent bicarbonate transport family permease, encoding MDFLSDFWTLFVGKLQSPTLGFLIGGMVVAAVHSRLTIPDSIYKFIVFMLLLKVGLSGGIAIRNANLLEMLLPAVFAVVTGIAIVFIGRYTLAKLPNVKTVDAIATGGLFGAVSGSTLAAGLTLLESEGIQYEPWAAALYPFMDIPALVTAIVLASLYLSKQKQRRAAEEQLSKQPVTAGGYPSEQDIQDIQGIQDIVASGYPEPDTKVERVKIWPIIQESLQGSALSALLLGLALGIFARPESVYESFFNPLFRGLLSILMLVMGMEATARLGELRKVGQWYALYAFFAPLLHGLIAFGLGTIAHFTTGFSYGGVVILAVIACSSSDISGPPTLRAGIPSANPSAYIGSSTAVGTPVALALGIPLFIGMAQAIMGN